One Edaphobacter flagellatus genomic region harbors:
- a CDS encoding DUF481 domain-containing protein produces the protein MNLFENMLSFGPKKSTLLLLGLFAGLVASPSNAQNKPAAPTPDVIILTNGDQLTGKLERSVGGNIVFKSDVIGEVTIPMAKVQELRSAATFVVLKKDEKITRQAKPATTIAIADDTVKETSGAGQSVPEKNLAYVVDDATYNKELTGNPGPFQGWNGSITGGATILQSTSYGQTYTVGTSLIRTIPSVAYLPLRTRTTFNLLETYGKLTQPVRPLPPSCNGSTAPVGCEDSVAKTNIFHTDFEHDKYFTSRFYMLGGVAYDHNYAQGLSLQQIYGVGAGYTILLDAVQQLDAKTDIHYERQHFTQYAPPLVSSPDQNLIGSTFGEAYKRTLPGKILFTQSGTYIQSWNNTNAWSAVGAFGLALPVYHRFSLSVNFLDNYLNNPAIGFNKNSMQFVTGVTYTLH, from the coding sequence ATGAATCTGTTTGAAAACATGCTGTCTTTTGGGCCCAAAAAATCGACGCTCCTTCTTCTGGGCCTGTTTGCAGGTCTTGTCGCCTCCCCTTCCAACGCACAGAACAAGCCCGCTGCCCCAACGCCGGACGTCATCATCCTCACAAACGGCGATCAGCTGACCGGCAAGCTCGAGCGCAGCGTCGGCGGCAACATCGTCTTCAAGAGTGATGTCATCGGCGAGGTCACCATCCCCATGGCGAAAGTCCAGGAGCTCCGCTCTGCAGCCACCTTCGTCGTGCTGAAGAAGGATGAGAAGATCACGCGTCAGGCAAAGCCTGCCACCACGATCGCCATCGCCGACGATACCGTCAAGGAAACCAGCGGTGCTGGCCAGTCTGTGCCCGAAAAGAACCTCGCCTATGTCGTCGACGACGCAACCTATAACAAAGAGCTGACCGGCAACCCCGGACCGTTCCAGGGCTGGAACGGCTCCATCACAGGTGGAGCGACCATCCTGCAATCGACCTCCTACGGCCAGACCTACACCGTGGGAACCTCGTTGATCCGTACCATTCCGTCCGTCGCGTACCTCCCGCTGCGCACACGAACCACCTTCAACCTGCTCGAGACGTACGGCAAACTGACGCAGCCGGTGCGGCCGCTTCCGCCCTCCTGCAACGGCAGCACGGCTCCTGTAGGCTGCGAGGACTCCGTCGCGAAGACCAACATCTTCCATACCGATTTCGAGCACGACAAGTACTTCACCTCGCGCTTCTACATGCTCGGCGGCGTGGCCTACGACCATAACTATGCCCAGGGCCTGAGCCTCCAGCAGATCTATGGGGTGGGCGCCGGTTACACCATCCTGCTCGATGCCGTGCAGCAGCTCGATGCCAAGACCGACATCCACTATGAGCGCCAGCACTTCACGCAGTATGCGCCACCGCTCGTCTCCAGCCCCGACCAGAACCTGATCGGCTCTACCTTTGGCGAAGCGTACAAGCGCACCTTGCCCGGCAAGATTCTGTTCACGCAGAGCGGCACGTACATCCAGTCGTGGAACAACACCAATGCCTGGTCGGCAGTCGGTGCCTTCGGACTGGCCCTCCCCGTCTACCACCGCTTCAGCCTGAGCGTGAACTTCCTCGACAACTACCTGAACAATCCAGCCATCGGATTCAATAAGAACAGCATGCAGTTTGTCACCGGCGTCACCTACACGCTGCACTAG
- a CDS encoding c-type cytochrome — MAKKSGGGGGGKLILGFLLGIVAVVAGGFLYLRFGPLPVAVVDKPFPFEKELVRLPLHARIDAEKKDAPFGTSEDVFEGGAKVYRAQCASCHGTPGHDVAFAKQMYPQAPQLWKKHAHGNVVGVSDDEPGETYWRVANGIRLTGMPAFRHVLSDTEMWQVSLLLKNADKELPDPVMKILQGQ; from the coding sequence ATGGCGAAGAAAAGTGGCGGTGGAGGGGGCGGGAAGCTGATTTTGGGGTTCCTGCTGGGAATCGTGGCGGTTGTTGCCGGTGGATTTCTCTATCTTCGCTTCGGGCCACTGCCCGTGGCGGTCGTGGATAAGCCGTTTCCTTTTGAAAAGGAGCTGGTGCGGCTTCCGCTGCATGCCCGCATCGATGCCGAGAAGAAAGATGCTCCTTTTGGCACGAGTGAGGATGTTTTTGAAGGCGGCGCGAAGGTCTACCGGGCGCAGTGCGCGAGCTGCCACGGGACTCCTGGTCACGATGTGGCGTTTGCGAAGCAGATGTATCCGCAGGCACCGCAGCTGTGGAAGAAGCATGCGCATGGCAATGTCGTCGGCGTAAGCGACGATGAGCCTGGCGAGACGTATTGGCGTGTGGCTAACGGGATTCGCCTGACAGGAATGCCTGCATTCCGGCATGTGCTTTCAGACACGGAGATGTGGCAGGTGAGTCTGCTGCTGAAGAACGCCGACAAGGAGCTGCCTGATCCGGTAATGAAGATTCTGCAGGGGCAGTAA
- a CDS encoding outer membrane protein: MFGFRFSVRSAVTLSIAAAVLSAAPSVKAQSAHRTRRESNANRKARIDRTIQDTYSHQWEVGGGGGYLRFQSGEFLQRNNEVNFWVSGTRYFNPKLGILADVRGNYGNAKVGNTIYNISNPQISEYTFMAGPNYRVYSKMKYAASVFGTVGAGIGKFDSGSKGIPAANLGIWPSETRAVFSVGANLDYNFYPNLAARVTPNYLGSTWGGKIQNNVGVNVGFIYRFGRVK; the protein is encoded by the coding sequence ATGTTCGGTTTCAGGTTTAGTGTGAGGTCTGCAGTCACTCTCTCCATCGCGGCCGCAGTCTTAAGCGCCGCCCCTTCCGTTAAAGCGCAGTCGGCACACCGCACGCGCCGCGAGTCCAACGCCAATCGCAAGGCACGCATCGATCGCACCATCCAGGACACCTACAGCCATCAGTGGGAAGTCGGCGGCGGCGGCGGCTATCTCCGCTTCCAGTCCGGCGAGTTCCTGCAAAGGAACAATGAGGTGAACTTCTGGGTCTCCGGCACGCGCTACTTCAATCCGAAGCTCGGCATCCTGGCCGATGTGCGCGGCAACTATGGCAACGCCAAGGTCGGCAACACGATCTACAACATCTCTAACCCGCAGATCTCCGAGTACACCTTCATGGCCGGCCCCAACTATCGCGTCTACTCGAAGATGAAGTACGCGGCCAGCGTATTCGGAACCGTCGGTGCAGGTATCGGCAAGTTCGACTCCGGGTCGAAGGGCATTCCCGCAGCGAATCTCGGCATCTGGCCCTCGGAGACACGCGCTGTCTTCTCTGTCGGCGCGAATCTTGATTACAACTTCTACCCCAACCTCGCAGCACGCGTTACGCCCAACTATCTCGGCTCGACCTGGGGAGGCAAGATCCAGAACAACGTCGGCGTCAACGTCGGCTTTATCTACCGTTTCGGACGCGTCAAGTAA
- a CDS encoding aspartate ammonia-lyase has protein sequence MAAAKKTRRETDSLGEVEVPADALYGAQTTRAVANFPISGQKASPFLIRALAMIKLAAAEANAELGLITPEQGRAIAEAAQEVLDGRHDGEFVVDVFQAGAGVSLHMNTNEVLANRAGQILGESPGTYKKVHPNDHVNYGQSTNDVFPTAMRLSALLALEELYPVLDRLAASFAVKAREFKDVLKAGRTHMQDAVPITLGQEFAAYGVAVKEAAAAIRRNAVTLHALGLGGSAVGTGLNTHPEYSQKTIAKLAKLAKLELHPAYDLRYAMQSCAPMADVSGGLRGLALEMIRISNDLRLLSSGPNTGFNEIHLPSLQPGSSIMPGKVNPVLAELTAMVGFQVVGNDTATAMAVQAGQLELNVMMPTIAHNTLQSITILTHTLHQLDEHCVRGITANKDRTAFYASSTIALATALNPYIGYRKAAELVKESVASGRSIVELAREKKLLSEEQIAEILDPKSMTQPQKKNDRTPRQEVLTGSPVIFWDSVT, from the coding sequence ATGGCTGCTGCAAAGAAGACGAGGCGAGAGACGGATTCGCTTGGCGAGGTGGAGGTTCCGGCCGATGCACTGTATGGAGCGCAGACGACCCGGGCGGTTGCGAACTTTCCCATCAGCGGGCAGAAGGCGAGTCCGTTCCTCATTCGGGCGCTGGCGATGATCAAGCTGGCTGCGGCGGAGGCCAATGCGGAACTGGGTTTGATTACGCCGGAGCAGGGAAGAGCTATTGCGGAGGCAGCGCAGGAGGTGCTCGACGGAAGGCACGACGGCGAGTTTGTCGTCGATGTCTTTCAGGCCGGAGCCGGTGTGAGCCTGCACATGAATACGAACGAGGTCCTGGCGAATCGTGCAGGGCAGATTCTTGGTGAGTCGCCTGGCACGTATAAGAAGGTTCATCCTAACGACCACGTTAATTATGGGCAGTCGACGAACGATGTTTTTCCGACGGCAATGCGGCTCTCTGCGCTGCTTGCACTTGAGGAGCTGTACCCCGTGCTCGACCGGCTGGCTGCGAGTTTTGCAGTCAAGGCGCGGGAGTTCAAAGACGTTCTCAAGGCAGGCCGCACGCACATGCAGGATGCGGTGCCGATCACGCTGGGGCAGGAGTTTGCTGCTTATGGCGTCGCGGTGAAAGAGGCTGCTGCTGCGATACGGCGCAATGCCGTTACGCTGCACGCGCTTGGGCTTGGAGGGTCGGCTGTCGGCACGGGGTTGAATACGCATCCGGAGTACAGCCAGAAGACTATCGCCAAACTCGCTAAGCTAGCAAAGCTTGAGCTGCATCCGGCGTACGATCTGCGCTACGCGATGCAGTCGTGCGCGCCGATGGCTGATGTCTCCGGTGGGCTACGCGGGCTGGCGCTGGAGATGATCCGCATCTCGAATGACCTGAGGCTGCTGTCGTCGGGGCCGAATACGGGTTTCAACGAGATTCACCTGCCCAGCCTGCAGCCGGGGTCGAGCATCATGCCGGGCAAGGTGAATCCGGTGCTTGCGGAGCTGACGGCGATGGTCGGGTTTCAGGTGGTCGGCAACGATACGGCGACGGCGATGGCGGTGCAGGCGGGCCAGCTCGAGCTGAATGTGATGATGCCGACGATTGCGCACAACACGCTGCAATCGATCACGATTCTTACGCATACGCTGCATCAGCTGGACGAGCATTGCGTCCGCGGCATTACGGCCAATAAAGACCGCACGGCGTTTTACGCATCGAGCACGATTGCTCTGGCTACGGCTCTGAATCCTTATATCGGCTACCGCAAGGCAGCGGAACTGGTGAAGGAGTCCGTCGCCAGTGGCCGCTCGATTGTAGAGCTGGCGCGGGAGAAGAAGCTGCTGAGCGAGGAGCAGATCGCGGAGATACTCGATCCGAAAAGCATGACGCAGCCGCAAAAAAAAAATGACCGGACGCCACGCCAGGAAGTCCTGACGGGAAGTCCGGTCATCTTTTGGGATTCTGTTACTTGA
- a CDS encoding fumarate hydratase, which produces MATIKQADFIQSVADALQYISYYHPEDFITNLTRAYELEQSPAAKDAMAQILINSRMCAEGHRPVCQDTGIVTAFVKVGMEARWENDGKPLMTVQQMVDEGVRQAYNYPDNKLRASILADPAFSRKNTGDNTPAVVSVELVTGGDVDVTVAAKGGGSEAKSKFAMLNPSDSIVDWVIKTVPTMGAGWCPPGMLGIGIGGTAEKAMVMAKESLMDPIDMQELIARGPQSKLEELRIELYNKINQLGIGAQGLGGLTTVLDIKIKDYPTHAANLPIAMIPNCAATRHAHFHLNGSGPVALEPPSLESWPKLTYDTSKARRVNLDTVTHDEVKTWKPGEVLLLNGKLLTGRDAAHKRMTDMLSRGEKLPVDFKNRFIYYVGPVDAVRDEAVGPAGPTTATRMDKFTRQMLEQTGLLGMVGKAERGRAAIDAIEEFEAVYLMAVGGAAYLVSKAIRSSKLLAFGDLGMEAIYEFEVVDMPVTVAVDSKGTSVHQTGPAEWQARIAGALAGVPILQ; this is translated from the coding sequence ATGGCCACCATCAAGCAAGCCGACTTTATCCAATCTGTCGCCGACGCGCTGCAGTACATCAGCTACTATCACCCTGAAGACTTCATCACCAACCTCACCCGCGCCTATGAGCTCGAGCAGTCGCCCGCGGCCAAGGACGCCATGGCGCAGATCCTCATCAACTCGCGCATGTGCGCCGAAGGCCACCGCCCCGTCTGTCAGGACACCGGCATCGTCACCGCCTTCGTAAAGGTCGGCATGGAAGCGCGCTGGGAGAACGACGGCAAACCGCTCATGACCGTGCAGCAGATGGTCGATGAAGGCGTGCGGCAAGCCTACAACTATCCCGACAACAAGCTGCGCGCCAGTATTCTGGCCGACCCCGCATTCTCGCGCAAGAACACCGGCGATAACACGCCCGCAGTCGTCTCGGTGGAGCTGGTAACCGGCGGCGACGTCGACGTCACAGTCGCCGCCAAAGGCGGCGGCTCCGAGGCGAAGTCGAAGTTCGCCATGCTGAATCCTTCCGACTCCATCGTCGACTGGGTCATCAAGACCGTGCCCACCATGGGTGCAGGCTGGTGCCCTCCCGGGATGCTCGGTATCGGCATCGGCGGCACGGCAGAGAAGGCAATGGTGATGGCGAAAGAATCCTTGATGGACCCCATCGACATGCAGGAGCTGATCGCCCGCGGCCCGCAAAGCAAGCTCGAAGAGCTTCGCATCGAGCTTTACAACAAGATCAACCAGCTCGGCATCGGCGCGCAGGGCCTCGGCGGACTGACGACCGTACTCGATATCAAGATCAAGGACTACCCGACGCATGCGGCCAACCTGCCCATTGCGATGATTCCCAACTGCGCGGCAACCCGGCACGCGCACTTCCATCTCAACGGCTCGGGGCCTGTCGCATTGGAGCCTCCGTCACTCGAAAGCTGGCCCAAGCTGACCTACGACACGTCGAAGGCCCGTCGCGTGAATCTCGACACCGTCACTCACGACGAGGTAAAGACGTGGAAGCCGGGCGAGGTGCTGCTCCTCAATGGAAAACTTCTGACCGGCCGCGATGCCGCGCACAAGCGCATGACCGACATGCTCTCGCGCGGAGAAAAACTTCCCGTGGACTTCAAGAACCGCTTCATCTACTACGTCGGTCCGGTAGACGCCGTGCGCGATGAGGCCGTAGGACCGGCAGGACCCACCACCGCAACCCGCATGGATAAATTCACCCGCCAGATGCTGGAGCAGACCGGACTGCTGGGCATGGTCGGCAAAGCCGAGCGCGGACGTGCCGCCATCGACGCCATCGAGGAATTCGAAGCCGTGTATCTGATGGCCGTAGGCGGCGCAGCCTATCTGGTTTCGAAGGCGATTCGCAGCTCGAAGCTCCTGGCCTTCGGCGATCTGGGCATGGAGGCCATCTACGAGTTCGAGGTCGTGGACATGCCCGTGACCGTGGCCGTCGACTCAAAGGGCACAAGCGTCCACCAAACCGGACCAGCAGAGTGGCAGGCCCGTATCGCCGGAGCCTTGGCGGGCGTACCAATTCTGCAATAG
- a CDS encoding lactonase family protein, which yields MTTRRRFLLLLPAYAASAQTFVSPFHRQKPAPAMSMHVFIGTDTTKGVAKGIYRCSFENGHLGEPVLAAETQRPSFMAISPQRDAMHRSLFAVNAINDPAATITSFSLDMRSGALTQKNKVSSAGAGPCYISVDSTGKSAFVANYFGGTIASYRIQSDGTLSSPVETFDYHDAKYGARGPNPTRQDKPHPHSVHISPDDRFLIVNDLGSDSLTVYSIDPSTAKLTPSEPLVTNTRAGSGPRHIAFHPNGRWIYLINELDSTIDRFLWSTTRSATNPKGLLINAGATVSTLASGFPAAKNTASEIMVSPDGNFLYASNRGEDTLVVFAINDDGSLKEVQRISSGGKTPRHFTFDPTFQWILCGNQDSASITVFRRDQGTGKLTGPTQTVALDSPFYILFA from the coding sequence ATGACCACGCGCCGCCGCTTTCTTCTTCTGCTGCCGGCTTATGCAGCTTCGGCCCAGACCTTTGTCTCGCCCTTCCATCGCCAGAAGCCCGCTCCGGCGATGTCGATGCATGTCTTCATCGGTACCGACACCACCAAGGGAGTCGCGAAGGGCATCTACCGCTGCAGCTTCGAAAACGGACATCTCGGCGAACCGGTCCTCGCCGCTGAAACGCAGCGGCCCAGCTTCATGGCCATCTCGCCCCAGCGCGATGCAATGCATCGTTCCCTCTTCGCCGTCAATGCCATCAACGATCCTGCGGCCACAATCACCAGCTTCAGCCTCGACATGCGCTCCGGCGCGCTGACGCAGAAAAATAAAGTCTCCTCCGCAGGCGCAGGTCCCTGTTACATCTCGGTCGACTCCACCGGAAAATCCGCCTTCGTCGCCAACTACTTCGGCGGAACCATCGCTTCTTATCGCATCCAGTCCGACGGAACGCTCTCCAGTCCCGTCGAAACCTTCGACTATCACGATGCGAAATACGGTGCGCGAGGCCCCAACCCGACGCGTCAGGACAAGCCGCATCCACACTCGGTCCACATTTCGCCCGACGATCGCTTCCTCATCGTCAACGATCTCGGCAGCGACTCGTTGACCGTCTACAGCATCGACCCATCAACGGCAAAGCTGACTCCCTCCGAACCGCTCGTTACAAACACGCGAGCAGGCTCCGGCCCGCGTCACATTGCCTTCCATCCCAACGGACGCTGGATCTACCTCATCAATGAGCTCGACTCCACCATCGACCGCTTCCTCTGGTCGACGACTCGTTCAGCCACGAACCCAAAAGGCCTGCTCATCAACGCCGGAGCAACGGTCAGTACACTCGCTTCTGGATTCCCCGCAGCAAAGAACACAGCCTCCGAGATCATGGTCTCGCCCGACGGCAACTTCCTCTACGCCTCAAACCGCGGCGAAGACACGCTCGTTGTCTTCGCCATCAACGATGACGGCTCGCTCAAGGAAGTCCAGCGCATCTCCAGCGGAGGCAAAACACCACGCCACTTCACCTTCGATCCCACCTTCCAGTGGATTCTCTGCGGCAACCAGGATTCGGCTTCGATCACCGTCTTCCGCCGCGATCAGGGAACCGGAAAACTGACCGGACCGACGCAGACCGTCGCGCTCGACTCACCGTTCTATATCCTTTTCGCCTGA
- a CDS encoding adenine phosphoribosyltransferase — protein MQDASLINCEPLKPLIRTVPDFPKPGILFYDITTLLKDKTGFAQLIDAFAAYYIGKEIDLVLGIEARGFIFGPALAYRLNAGFVPVRKPNKLPAKTAKVSYDLEYGTDSLEIHLDAIKPGQRVIIVDDLLATGGTMEATVQLVRQMGGEIAGLGFAIELDFLKGRAKFPGYDVFSLLHYDE, from the coding sequence ATGCAAGATGCAAGCCTGATCAACTGTGAGCCGTTGAAGCCGCTGATCCGCACTGTGCCGGATTTTCCCAAGCCGGGGATTCTTTTTTACGACATTACGACGCTGCTGAAGGATAAGACGGGCTTCGCGCAGCTGATCGACGCCTTCGCCGCGTATTATATCGGCAAGGAGATCGACCTGGTGCTGGGCATTGAGGCGCGCGGCTTCATCTTCGGCCCGGCGCTGGCGTATCGCCTGAACGCGGGATTTGTTCCCGTGCGCAAGCCGAACAAGCTGCCTGCGAAGACCGCCAAGGTCAGCTACGACCTGGAATACGGCACGGATTCGCTGGAGATTCATCTGGATGCGATCAAGCCCGGTCAACGCGTCATCATTGTCGACGACCTGCTGGCCACGGGTGGCACGATGGAAGCAACCGTGCAGCTGGTGCGCCAAATGGGTGGCGAGATCGCAGGCCTTGGCTTTGCCATCGAGCTGGACTTCCTGAAGGGCCGAGCCAAGTTTCCTGGTTACGACGTCTTCAGCCTGTTGCACTACGACGAGTAG
- a CDS encoding acylphosphatase — translation MVRYYLVKGRVQGVGFRWFVHREAAELGLRGWVRNTDSGHVEVIASGSPEVLDELKKALHKGSRGSRVDAVIEEELDASEDAKLGPFVIEGAW, via the coding sequence ATGGTTCGCTACTATCTCGTCAAAGGCCGTGTGCAGGGCGTTGGATTTCGCTGGTTTGTACATCGCGAAGCCGCGGAGCTTGGTCTGCGAGGCTGGGTTCGTAATACGGACTCAGGTCACGTCGAGGTCATCGCTTCAGGCTCACCTGAAGTGCTGGACGAACTGAAGAAGGCACTGCATAAGGGCTCGCGCGGAAGCCGCGTCGATGCCGTCATCGAAGAAGAGCTGGATGCAAGCGAAGACGCGAAGCTGGGACCGTTTGTGATTGAAGGAGCGTGGTAA
- the efp gene encoding elongation factor P: MSIPATQMRPGMVIKFKDDLHLVFSVEHRTPGNLRAFIQAKLRNIRTGAMFVERFRSPDPIDRVVVDEVKMEYLYNDGDDYYFMDMETFEQTHLKRETLGDAVDYLLPNLTIAVSFHDGKAVGIELPNVVEMTVVETEPGIKSATASSVTKPAKLETGLVVQVPPFINEGEKIRVDTAEGAYMSRA; encoded by the coding sequence ATGTCGATTCCCGCAACGCAGATGCGCCCGGGCATGGTTATCAAGTTCAAGGACGATCTCCACCTCGTCTTTTCGGTGGAGCACCGGACGCCGGGCAATCTCCGCGCCTTTATCCAGGCGAAGCTGCGTAACATCCGCACCGGCGCGATGTTCGTCGAGCGCTTTCGCTCGCCCGACCCGATCGACCGCGTCGTCGTTGACGAAGTGAAGATGGAGTACCTGTACAACGACGGTGACGACTACTACTTCATGGACATGGAGACCTTCGAGCAGACGCATCTGAAGCGCGAGACGCTGGGCGATGCCGTGGACTACCTGTTACCCAATCTCACCATCGCCGTCAGCTTTCACGACGGCAAGGCCGTAGGTATCGAGTTGCCTAATGTGGTCGAGATGACTGTCGTCGAGACGGAGCCAGGCATCAAGTCAGCCACCGCTTCCTCAGTGACCAAGCCTGCGAAACTCGAGACGGGCCTAGTGGTCCAGGTGCCTCCGTTCATCAACGAAGGTGAGAAGATCCGCGTGGATACGGCCGAAGGCGCCTATATGAGCCGCGCTTAG
- a CDS encoding nuclease translates to MRRRLMTMGALCTLVGIHAQAQQSIGSVGIADATVAGALEVSNGRAILQGASTVTARDRTAEIALKRGGTVKVCATSGLHITAGKGTKDVPLMLALDRGAVEIATRVTSNDVVMTPDLRFTMDSAGELDLRLRVARNGDTCVENRGSAAPVLKVADQFGESNYQLHADQHVLFERGSLKEVVDHESEPCGCPSEPVISVADAGAHGGTPATPGTQVAGNTSKAAAEQHPFPAAVSAGLSPTSSLPPAAPQGQVHAQVSTSLSYGEGNNGNPAIGGDPGVTGTAKNTAANTSAVPAAETQQNSTTTSTTVRAEAPPPPPAPSSGNVFRSIGHFFKRLFGGH, encoded by the coding sequence ATGCGTCGACGACTAATGACGATGGGTGCGCTGTGCACGCTGGTTGGTATCCACGCGCAAGCGCAGCAGTCGATCGGCTCAGTCGGAATCGCAGACGCGACGGTTGCCGGAGCGCTGGAAGTCTCGAACGGACGGGCGATCCTGCAGGGGGCATCGACGGTAACAGCTCGCGACCGCACGGCAGAGATTGCCCTGAAGCGCGGCGGTACCGTGAAGGTATGTGCGACAAGCGGCCTGCACATTACCGCTGGCAAGGGCACAAAGGATGTTCCATTGATGTTGGCTCTCGATCGCGGTGCGGTTGAGATTGCGACACGAGTTACGTCGAACGATGTCGTGATGACGCCGGATCTGCGCTTCACCATGGATTCTGCGGGAGAGCTGGACCTGCGACTGCGTGTTGCTCGTAACGGTGATACCTGTGTGGAGAACCGGGGCAGCGCTGCTCCAGTTCTGAAAGTAGCCGATCAGTTTGGCGAATCGAACTATCAGCTTCATGCGGATCAGCATGTGCTTTTCGAACGTGGGAGTCTGAAAGAGGTCGTCGATCACGAGAGCGAGCCGTGTGGATGTCCGTCTGAGCCTGTGATCTCGGTTGCCGATGCCGGTGCGCATGGAGGAACGCCAGCGACTCCTGGAACGCAGGTTGCCGGCAACACGTCTAAAGCGGCGGCGGAACAGCATCCATTTCCTGCTGCAGTCAGCGCCGGACTTTCTCCCACGAGCTCCTTGCCTCCTGCTGCTCCGCAGGGCCAGGTGCATGCGCAGGTATCAACATCGTTGAGTTATGGCGAAGGCAACAATGGCAATCCCGCCATCGGTGGCGATCCTGGGGTCACGGGAACGGCAAAAAATACTGCGGCAAATACAAGCGCCGTACCAGCTGCAGAGACGCAGCAAAACAGCACGACTACCAGTACAACGGTGCGTGCAGAGGCTCCGCCTCCTCCTCCTGCGCCTTCAAGTGGCAATGTTTTCCGCTCGATAGGACACTTCTTCAAGAGGCTATTCGGTGGCCACTGA
- a CDS encoding anthranilate synthase component II, whose translation MVFVLDNYDSFTYNLVQYMGELGAEMVVKRNDELTPEQVEAMNPERILISPGPCTPQDAGISMDLIQHFARSDKRVPILGVCLGHQAIGAAFGGEVIRAPKLMHGKTSEVEHDGRTIFAGIPRTMTCTRYHSLIVSPKGLPAELEISARTTDALTGEETIMGLRHRELPIEGVQFHPESVLTSHGKEIIANFLKM comes from the coding sequence ATGGTCTTCGTTCTGGACAACTACGACTCGTTTACCTACAACCTGGTGCAGTATATGGGCGAGCTGGGCGCCGAGATGGTGGTGAAGCGCAACGACGAGTTGACGCCCGAACAAGTTGAGGCAATGAATCCAGAGCGCATCCTGATCTCGCCCGGCCCATGCACGCCACAGGATGCGGGTATCAGCATGGACCTGATCCAACACTTTGCGAGGTCCGACAAGCGTGTGCCGATACTCGGCGTCTGCCTGGGACATCAGGCAATTGGAGCGGCCTTTGGCGGCGAAGTGATCCGCGCGCCAAAGCTGATGCATGGCAAAACGAGCGAGGTGGAACACGATGGCCGCACGATCTTCGCAGGCATCCCGAGGACGATGACCTGCACACGGTATCACTCGCTGATTGTGAGCCCAAAAGGACTGCCTGCTGAGCTTGAGATCTCAGCACGTACGACCGATGCACTAACAGGCGAAGAGACAATTATGGGCCTCAGGCATCGTGAGCTGCCGATTGAAGGCGTACAGTTTCATCCCGAAAGCGTGCTGACCTCGCACGGTAAAGAGATTATTGCGAACTTTCTCAAGATGTAG
- a CDS encoding hydroxypyruvate isomerase family protein — MANRRTFLKSGLAAAVLTGTPSFAEQTNTIQQPVQRKGRIRQSVSRWCYKQFTLDQLCEYSAQMGLKAIDLLDIKDWDVPRRYGLICAMGYAGGGTIPDALNRTENHAAIEEAFRKNIPLAAKAGVPNVITFSGNRRGMSDEEGARNTIAGLNRLKKIAEDNGVNICLELLNSKRNHKDYMADHTAWGARVMREVNSPRCKLLYDIYHMQIMEGDLIATIRENIDVLGHFHTGGVPGRNEIDNTQEIYYPALMKALADLKFQGYVAHEFVPKGDPLTSLRQAVDLCDV, encoded by the coding sequence ATGGCGAATCGACGCACCTTTCTCAAATCCGGGCTGGCGGCGGCTGTTCTGACTGGAACACCGTCCTTTGCCGAGCAGACAAACACCATTCAGCAGCCTGTACAGCGCAAAGGACGCATTCGGCAATCCGTCTCCCGCTGGTGCTACAAGCAGTTCACCCTCGACCAACTCTGCGAGTATTCGGCACAGATGGGGTTGAAGGCCATCGACCTGCTCGATATCAAGGACTGGGATGTGCCGCGCCGCTACGGTCTGATATGCGCCATGGGCTATGCCGGTGGAGGCACAATTCCCGACGCGCTCAACCGCACTGAAAATCACGCAGCCATCGAAGAAGCCTTCCGCAAAAATATCCCGCTCGCGGCCAAGGCTGGTGTGCCGAACGTGATTACCTTCTCCGGAAACCGGCGCGGTATGTCGGATGAAGAGGGCGCACGCAATACCATCGCCGGGTTGAATCGCCTGAAGAAGATCGCCGAAGACAATGGCGTCAACATTTGCCTAGAGCTGCTGAACAGCAAGCGCAATCACAAGGATTACATGGCCGACCATACGGCCTGGGGGGCGCGCGTGATGCGCGAAGTGAATTCGCCGCGTTGCAAGTTGCTCTACGACATCTACCATATGCAGATCATGGAAGGTGACCTGATCGCCACCATCCGTGAAAACATCGACGTTCTCGGCCACTTCCACACGGGTGGTGTTCCGGGCCGCAACGAGATCGACAATACACAGGAGATCTACTACCCAGCGCTGATGAAGGCCCTCGCCGATCTAAAATTTCAAGGCTACGTTGCCCATGAGTTCGTGCCGAAGGGTGATCCGCTGACCTCACTGCGGCAGGCCGTTGATCTTTGCGATGTGTGA